In Paenibacillus ihbetae, the following are encoded in one genomic region:
- a CDS encoding antibiotic biosynthesis monooxygenase family protein, whose product MGAIAKTPAPPYYAVIFTSEMSEGENRGYEKMGDKMVELASKQPGFLGVESVRGADGVGITVSYWDSLEAIKAWKENALHKTAQEKGKSEWYARFGLRVSRVERDDYMNI is encoded by the coding sequence ATGGGAGCTATTGCAAAGACGCCGGCACCGCCGTACTATGCGGTCATTTTCACTTCAGAAATGTCCGAAGGCGAGAATAGAGGGTATGAGAAGATGGGAGATAAGATGGTCGAGCTGGCTTCGAAGCAGCCGGGTTTTCTTGGCGTCGAAAGCGTTCGGGGAGCCGACGGCGTCGGAATTACCGTCTCCTATTGGGATTCGCTCGAAGCGATCAAGGCCTGGAAGGAGAATGCCCTGCACAAGACGGCGCAAGAGAAAGGAAAGAGCGAGTGGTATGCCCGGTTCGGGCTGCGGGTGAGTAGGGTCGAGAGGGACGACTACATGAATATTTGA